In Nostoc sp. GT001, a genomic segment contains:
- a CDS encoding DUF2839 domain-containing protein, with protein sequence MGEAKRRKTTLGETYGQETRILSWVPITKTQGEQFVAWTTRGAWIGIGLMVVGWATIRFIGPAFGWWQVVY encoded by the coding sequence ATGGGTGAAGCAAAGCGTCGTAAAACCACACTAGGGGAAACATACGGTCAAGAGACTCGGATCTTGTCTTGGGTTCCAATCACAAAAACTCAAGGCGAACAATTTGTCGCTTGGACTACTCGTGGTGCTTGGATAGGCATTGGTCTCATGGTTGTAGGATGGGCAACAATCCGTTTTATCGGCCCAGCTTTCGGTTGGTGGCAAGTAGTCTATTAA
- a CDS encoding Tol biopolymer transporter periplasmic protein produces the protein MKRVFFIPVFFCLSLLTGCFGYPRLLSYPFDPGGRSLNSLASELNPQISGRYIVFITDRRGSQDVYMFDTVNRDLVDLPGLNSFDAIANHPSVSQDGRYIVFAASRQGRSAIFLYDRETRQSRNLTNNLQAEVRNPTISADGSRIAFESSNNGQWDVLVYDRFGQPLNIPQEPR, from the coding sequence ATGAAACGTGTTTTTTTTATACCTGTATTTTTCTGTTTAAGTTTATTGACTGGGTGTTTTGGCTACCCTCGCCTTTTGAGTTATCCCTTTGATCCAGGGGGTCGGAGTCTCAATAGTTTAGCGTCGGAATTAAACCCCCAAATTTCTGGGAGATACATTGTTTTTATTACTGACCGACGCGGTAGCCAAGATGTTTATATGTTTGATACGGTAAATCGTGATTTGGTTGATTTGCCAGGTTTAAATTCCTTTGATGCGATCGCAAATCATCCTAGCGTTTCACAAGATGGTCGTTATATTGTGTTTGCTGCTAGCCGTCAGGGGCGATCGGCTATTTTTCTCTACGACAGAGAAACACGCCAATCGCGGAATTTGACCAATAACCTGCAAGCCGAAGTCCGTAACCCTACAATTAGCGCTGATGGTAGCAGAATCGCTTTTGAGTCTAGTAACAATGGTCAGTGGGATGTTTTAGTATATGACCGTTTTGGACAACCGTTAAATATACCTCAAGAACCGCGTTGA
- a CDS encoding type II CAAX endopeptidase family protein, which translates to MQEVYRVFLFILITFFESSVNALLAFIENAPPLVIVTAFFLFWIVCWLPVATVSAILLNWQPPKPLQPEQKMPLLVSLYLLAPPILWGVVWLTNKSFSDYGFVGNLSTLGFLALGFSLGVLSLAIVFGGQFGLGWCSFEKSNFKLLLPILLPIFLIALLVGGIEELVFRGFLFTELAQDYPVWVAAAISSLIFALLHLIWEQRETAPQLPGLWLMGMVLVLARFATSGNLGLAWGLHAGWVWAIATIDTAELITYTGIVSDWFTGKNKKPLAGLAGIICVLGTGVIIWFNS; encoded by the coding sequence ATGCAAGAAGTCTATCGTGTTTTTTTGTTTATTTTGATAACTTTCTTTGAATCTTCGGTCAACGCCTTACTGGCGTTTATAGAAAATGCACCGCCACTAGTTATAGTGACGGCATTTTTTCTTTTCTGGATAGTTTGCTGGTTGCCAGTAGCAACAGTATCGGCAATATTGCTTAATTGGCAACCTCCTAAACCTTTACAGCCAGAGCAAAAAATGCCGTTATTGGTGTCACTTTACCTATTAGCTCCCCCGATCCTCTGGGGAGTTGTTTGGTTGACTAATAAATCTTTTTCAGATTACGGCTTTGTTGGCAATCTTTCAACTCTTGGTTTTTTAGCACTAGGTTTTAGTTTAGGAGTGCTGAGTCTAGCTATTGTATTTGGTGGGCAATTCGGGTTAGGTTGGTGTTCTTTTGAAAAGTCGAATTTCAAGTTACTACTACCCATCTTGCTACCAATTTTCTTGATAGCGTTGTTAGTCGGTGGGATAGAAGAGTTAGTTTTTCGCGGTTTCCTGTTCACAGAATTAGCGCAGGATTACCCAGTTTGGGTAGCAGCAGCAATTTCTAGCTTGATTTTTGCCTTGTTACACCTGATTTGGGAGCAACGCGAAACTGCACCCCAACTTCCTGGATTATGGCTGATGGGAATGGTGCTGGTATTAGCACGCTTTGCTACAAGTGGTAATTTGGGTTTAGCTTGGGGATTGCACGCAGGATGGGTATGGGCGATCGCTACCATAGATACAGCAGAACTAATTACTTACACTGGTATTGTCTCTGACTGGTTTACAGGTAAAAATAAAAAACCCTTAGCGGGCTTGGCGGGAATTATTTGTGTATTGGGAACTGGAGTAATTATCTGGTTCAACTCTTAA
- a CDS encoding Ycf66 family protein — protein MINFGLNSASFLAQVNFGANSASILGIFLAVAGAALYFLRTVRPELSRDQDIFFAAVGLLCGFILVFQGWRLDPILQFGQLLLVGTTVFFAVESIRLRSIATQQAKRNTPIVDEDRQVSDRYSYNDRRKYQAEMDADLEPLPYEDEEERPVRARIRGSRDEISTRDNYYEEQPPRRSERRNSSSSERQAPSDRTRRRTSGRPVNRPSESSEDENWGSSSRQVDDWESSGGEVRKPSRRSNNGPQRPESREDDISSRPRRRRPPTDSTPRRPREDDDAIPTDYVPYSPMEKPNEGPDNLTDFDDDI, from the coding sequence ATGATAAATTTTGGGCTGAACTCAGCCAGTTTTCTGGCTCAGGTAAATTTTGGGGCAAATTCAGCCAGTATTCTAGGAATTTTCCTGGCTGTGGCTGGGGCAGCACTGTATTTTCTCCGCACTGTGCGCCCAGAATTGTCACGAGATCAAGATATCTTTTTTGCAGCAGTTGGCTTGCTTTGCGGCTTCATTCTGGTCTTTCAAGGATGGCGGCTTGACCCGATTCTACAATTTGGTCAATTGCTTTTAGTTGGCACAACTGTATTTTTTGCAGTTGAAAGTATTCGCCTGCGGAGTATAGCTACCCAGCAAGCAAAGCGTAATACTCCGATTGTGGACGAAGACCGACAGGTTAGCGATCGCTATTCGTACAACGATCGCAGAAAGTATCAAGCTGAAATGGATGCAGATTTAGAACCACTGCCTTATGAAGACGAGGAAGAACGCCCCGTGCGTGCCCGGATTCGCGGTAGCAGGGATGAGATTTCTACTCGTGATAACTACTACGAGGAGCAACCCCCCCGTCGTTCAGAACGCCGCAACAGCAGCAGTAGTGAAAGACAGGCTCCATCTGATAGAACGCGTCGGCGGACTTCTGGTCGTCCTGTGAATCGCCCTTCTGAAAGCTCTGAAGATGAAAATTGGGGTTCTTCATCTAGGCAAGTTGATGATTGGGAAAGTTCGGGTGGGGAAGTCAGAAAACCTTCTCGCCGTAGTAATAACGGGCCTCAGCGTCCCGAAAGTCGTGAAGATGATATTTCTTCCAGACCGAGAAGGCGTCGTCCACCCACTGACTCAACTCCTCGAAGACCGCGCGAAGATGATGATGCAATCCCAACTGATTATGTACCATACAGCCCAATGGAAAAACCAAATGAGGGGCCAGATAATTTGACCGATTTTGATGATGATATTTAA
- a CDS encoding M48 family metallopeptidase yields the protein MPTYTGISSEAFRHPLDRQAEQALRNLPGFDLIARKFVEFIYERPQLVYLMGNSIQVGPRQYSTIYQMFRECVRDLDIYPEPTLFVSQNPQANSYALGQENPYIVINTGILDLLDEAEMRTVLAHELGHIKCGHTILIQMAMWAMNAASALGELTFGIGNIVTQGLIYAFFEWRRKAELSSDRAALLVMDDLNPVMSTMMKLSGGSNKYANECSLQEFIKQSENYQALDEDGLNQIYKFLIYNGAQGMMLSHPFPVERLHYLRAWAVSEEYQQIRRGNYQRSPASGSVNVAAESSASQTEVLRRQIEELQREIDRIRRNE from the coding sequence ATGCCAACTTACACAGGAATTTCCAGCGAAGCCTTCAGGCATCCACTAGATCGCCAAGCCGAGCAAGCTTTACGAAATTTACCAGGATTTGATTTAATCGCTCGTAAATTTGTGGAATTTATCTACGAACGCCCTCAATTAGTCTATCTAATGGGTAACAGCATCCAAGTTGGGCCGCGTCAATATTCCACTATTTACCAGATGTTTCGGGAATGCGTCCGAGATTTGGACATTTACCCAGAACCAACACTGTTTGTCTCGCAAAATCCCCAAGCAAATAGCTATGCGCTGGGGCAAGAGAATCCTTATATAGTCATAAATACAGGGATACTAGACTTACTAGACGAAGCCGAGATGAGGACGGTGCTAGCCCATGAACTGGGGCATATTAAATGTGGTCATACTATTTTAATTCAAATGGCGATGTGGGCGATGAATGCTGCTTCTGCCTTGGGAGAATTGACCTTTGGCATCGGTAATATTGTCACACAAGGCTTGATTTATGCCTTTTTTGAGTGGCGGCGCAAAGCCGAGTTATCGTCAGATCGCGCTGCACTACTAGTAATGGATGACTTGAATCCTGTGATGTCAACGATGATGAAACTCTCTGGCGGTAGTAACAAATATGCCAATGAATGTAGTTTACAAGAGTTTATCAAGCAGTCAGAAAATTATCAGGCACTGGATGAAGATGGACTGAATCAGATATATAAATTCTTGATCTACAATGGCGCTCAGGGTATGATGTTGAGTCATCCTTTCCCTGTTGAACGCTTACATTACTTACGGGCGTGGGCTGTATCCGAAGAATATCAGCAAATTCGCCGAGGAAATTATCAGCGATCGCCTGCTTCCGGATCGGTAAATGTTGCAGCAGAATCTTCCGCAAGTCAAACAGAAGTTTTACGCCGTCAAATTGAAGAATTACAACGAGAAATCGACAGAATTAGAAGGAATGAGTAG
- a CDS encoding AbrB family transcriptional regulator yields the protein MTETATAPLTGKALLAKVKELSTLPRRERAKQCGYYTVTKNNQVRVNLTDFYDALLSARGIPLSPEAPKDGRGREPTYRVSVHQNGQIVIGATYTKAMGLKAGDEFEIRLGYKHIHLIQLGESDKKLTSQDIDSDESDEDLEDED from the coding sequence ATGACTGAAACTGCAACCGCGCCATTAACTGGAAAAGCACTACTTGCTAAAGTAAAAGAACTTTCCACATTACCACGCCGAGAAAGAGCTAAACAGTGCGGCTATTACACTGTTACTAAGAATAACCAAGTTCGTGTCAATCTCACCGATTTTTATGACGCTTTGCTGTCTGCTAGGGGAATTCCTCTAAGTCCAGAAGCACCTAAAGATGGTCGTGGTCGTGAACCGACATATCGGGTTAGTGTCCATCAAAATGGTCAGATTGTAATTGGTGCTACATATACCAAAGCAATGGGCTTGAAGGCTGGAGATGAGTTTGAAATTAGGCTGGGATACAAACATATTCACCTAATTCAACTAGGTGAAAGCGATAAAAAACTAACCTCACAAGATATAGATTCTGACGAATCAGACGAAGATTTGGAAGACGAAGACTAA
- a CDS encoding succinate dehydrogenase/fumarate reductase iron-sulfur subunit: MEVIFKVIRQQQNSSPVVQTYLVEAEPGNTILDCLNQIKWEQDGTLAFRKNCRNTICGSCAVRINGRSALACKENVGSELARLQQIPSSQSKVNAIDEITIAPLGNMPVIKDLVVDMSSFWNNLEAVAPYVSTAARQVPEREFLQTPQERSRLDQTGNCIMCGACYSECNAREVNPDFVGPHALAKAYRMVADSRDSDTENRLESYNEGTKGVWGCTRCLYCDSVCPMEVAPLEQITKVKQEILTQKQASDSRSIRHRKVLVDLVKEGGWIDERQFGLQVVGNYFQDLKGLLSLAPLGLRMILRGKFPLSFEASEGTKQVRLLIESVQQVENKS, translated from the coding sequence ATGGAAGTTATTTTTAAGGTCATTCGACAGCAACAAAATTCCTCCCCTGTTGTACAAACCTACCTTGTGGAAGCCGAACCAGGTAATACAATCTTGGATTGCCTCAATCAAATTAAGTGGGAGCAAGATGGAACTTTGGCATTTCGCAAAAATTGCCGCAATACTATTTGTGGTAGCTGTGCTGTGCGAATTAATGGGCGTTCGGCTTTAGCTTGTAAAGAAAATGTTGGGAGTGAACTTGCCAGATTACAACAAATACCATCATCTCAAAGTAAAGTAAATGCTATTGATGAAATCACGATCGCACCTCTTGGCAATATGCCCGTGATTAAAGATTTGGTTGTAGATATGAGCAGCTTTTGGAATAATCTAGAGGCAGTTGCCCCTTATGTGAGTACGGCAGCACGACAAGTACCAGAAAGAGAGTTTTTGCAAACACCACAAGAGCGATCGCGTCTCGATCAAACTGGTAACTGTATTATGTGCGGTGCTTGTTACTCTGAATGCAACGCTCGTGAAGTTAATCCAGACTTTGTAGGTCCCCATGCCCTTGCCAAAGCTTACCGAATGGTAGCAGACTCCCGCGATAGCGACACCGAAAATCGCTTAGAAAGCTACAACGAAGGGACTAAAGGTGTGTGGGGTTGCACCCGTTGTTTATACTGCGATTCAGTTTGTCCAATGGAAGTTGCACCATTAGAACAAATCACCAAAGTTAAACAAGAAATTCTCACCCAGAAACAAGCCAGCGATAGTCGCTCAATTCGTCACCGGAAAGTATTGGTAGATTTGGTTAAAGAAGGTGGTTGGATTGATGAACGTCAATTTGGTTTACAAGTTGTCGGTAATTATTTTCAGGATTTAAAAGGATTACTCAGTCTTGCACCCCTCGGCTTGCGGATGATCCTCCGGGGTAAGTTTCCCCTATCATTTGAAGCTTCTGAGGGGACAAAACAAGTGCGATTGCTCATTGAATCTGTGCAACAAGTAGAAAACAAAAGTTAG
- a CDS encoding ATP-dependent DNA helicase translates to MIEAEVHLSLHNFLRSQAGFPSWPHHLTMARLVARALRLGRSALIQVGAVSGYQGRYRTSFVASALMWHGPVIIVAQETVQQLLLRVEIPRLQQWLPTNKSIRTGDAWPDAEFQGLLLTSPEAWLKGQLAGGGSRFPQGIPTIIDGVDDLEDWVRHQLTQDIQPDDWDQLMLACPNQAEAIREARIQLTHELFQHPANPYHCYLISQPEIEILSRLYSAFESVQTLPEPWKQFWQQFQTLDENLSPPTLSSPPAPPPLFWATIAHRQGLFSLHYAPMELGEILSPVWQRQPVVLIGSAIEPETEAPLFHQRLGLDDLTCLKFSSESQAEAIQLYVPYKLPLPNTPEFQAAFIHKVRTLVCLSATAPGLTVVLVGDVPLKAQVATILASEFGSRVQVEKTCLDENGILISGWEFWREHQRVLPAPHLLIIATLPLPSLENPLVAGRVALYKRSHQDWFRLYLLPAALNELQRAIAPVRESQGIVALLDSRVVNRSYGAQILAALSPLARINYLDPSLFSNAEEENSA, encoded by the coding sequence GTGATTGAGGCAGAAGTTCATTTGTCACTACATAACTTTTTGCGATCGCAAGCGGGGTTCCCTTCCTGGCCCCATCATTTGACGATGGCACGGTTGGTAGCACGCGCCTTGCGCCTGGGACGTAGTGCCCTAATTCAAGTAGGGGCAGTTAGTGGCTATCAAGGGCGGTATCGTACTAGTTTCGTAGCATCAGCCCTAATGTGGCATGGCCCTGTAATTATTGTTGCTCAAGAAACAGTGCAGCAACTTCTACTGCGGGTGGAAATTCCCCGTCTACAGCAATGGCTACCAACCAATAAATCGATTAGGACAGGTGATGCTTGGCCTGATGCTGAGTTCCAAGGGCTACTCTTAACTTCCCCAGAAGCTTGGTTAAAAGGACAATTGGCTGGTGGTGGCTCACGCTTTCCCCAAGGCATCCCCACAATTATTGATGGGGTAGACGATCTCGAAGACTGGGTGCGTCATCAACTTACCCAAGATATTCAACCCGATGATTGGGATCAACTCATGCTAGCTTGTCCCAACCAAGCGGAGGCAATTCGCGAAGCACGGATACAACTAACACACGAACTTTTTCAGCATCCTGCTAATCCATATCATTGCTATCTAATTTCCCAGCCAGAAATAGAAATTTTGAGTCGTCTCTATTCTGCTTTCGAGTCAGTACAAACACTGCCAGAACCTTGGAAACAATTCTGGCAACAATTTCAAACCCTTGATGAAAATCTTTCCCCCCCTACTCTCTCATCTCCCCCTGCTCCCCCCCCTCTCTTCTGGGCGACTATTGCCCATCGACAAGGTTTATTTTCTTTGCACTACGCCCCAATGGAATTAGGAGAAATACTTTCACCTGTTTGGCAGCGACAACCAGTAGTTTTAATTGGTAGCGCTATCGAACCGGAAACTGAGGCTCCCCTTTTTCACCAGCGCTTGGGTTTGGACGATTTAACTTGCCTGAAGTTCTCTTCGGAAAGTCAAGCGGAAGCAATTCAACTGTATGTACCCTATAAGTTGCCTCTACCCAACACACCAGAATTTCAAGCGGCATTTATTCACAAAGTCCGCACACTGGTTTGTTTAAGTGCAACAGCACCAGGATTAACGGTTGTCTTGGTGGGGGATGTACCACTAAAGGCTCAAGTGGCTACAATTCTAGCCTCAGAGTTTGGTTCGCGGGTGCAAGTAGAAAAAACTTGTTTAGATGAAAATGGTATTTTGATTAGCGGTTGGGAATTTTGGCGAGAACATCAACGAGTCTTGCCAGCACCCCATCTATTAATCATTGCAACTTTGCCCCTACCATCTTTAGAAAATCCTCTGGTAGCTGGTAGGGTAGCTCTTTATAAGCGATCGCATCAAGATTGGTTCCGTTTATACTTGTTGCCAGCTGCCTTAAATGAATTACAACGAGCCATCGCTCCAGTACGAGAAAGTCAAGGGATTGTGGCTTTGCTTGATAGTCGTGTAGTTAACCGCAGCTACGGCGCTCAAATTCTCGCAGCTTTAAGTCCTCTAGCACGCATCAACTATCTCGATCCCAGCCTGTTTTCCAATGCCGAGGAGGAAAATTCTGCCTAA
- a CDS encoding YggT family protein — MTGVNLTAWILGPVLGVMTFLFIFRIILTWYPQVDLNRLPFNLIAWPTEPFLIPLRKLVQPIGGVDITPIIWVGIFSLLREILLGQQGLLTMLSRVN, encoded by the coding sequence ATGACTGGTGTTAACCTGACTGCTTGGATTCTTGGCCCTGTGTTAGGGGTGATGACATTCTTATTTATATTTCGTATCATTCTCACTTGGTATCCGCAAGTGGATCTGAATCGTTTGCCGTTTAATTTAATAGCTTGGCCCACTGAGCCATTTTTAATCCCGTTGCGAAAGCTGGTGCAACCCATAGGCGGGGTAGACATTACACCTATTATTTGGGTTGGTATCTTTAGTCTCCTGCGAGAAATCCTACTAGGTCAACAAGGATTGCTGACTATGCTATCTCGTGTTAATTAG
- a CDS encoding photosystem II reaction center X protein, with the protein MTPSLANFLWSLLWGTAIVVIPATVGLIFISQKDKIQRS; encoded by the coding sequence ATGACGCCTTCTTTAGCAAATTTTCTTTGGAGTCTGCTATGGGGTACAGCAATTGTTGTAATCCCCGCTACAGTTGGTCTAATTTTCATTAGCCAAAAAGATAAAATACAGCGTTCATAA
- a CDS encoding CHAT domain-containing protein — MQPNLRHVSVVTLSLLSLLGFGMVYPDNNQVNTNARLRYESGEKAQALPKNNQLSEIARLNEEAIKESRQGQSQEALQKLEKALAISRDFGERSWEAVTFNNIGRIYQNQKKYPEALQSYQQALLINKELGDLVRLGKTYSNIGYLFDIQNQPELAIFFYKHCLINREKARLNPSALSAPQPDAYNITVSQTYRILGERLLKQERVAEAQRTMDLLKVEELEEYLQTVPGNQRTVKGINIAATEKPIKQKLDQSVDNAVVLGKELTTLRKIPPKERSLEQKQRIEQLVLNQQQLLDGFNEFINSPSVKAQVEQISRTARRQNLDLESLNELRDNLARLPQKSALLYPLILKDSLELVLVTPESPPIHRTVAVKRENLYQTIDAFRQALINPSRNIKAPARQLYDWLIKPIEKDLKLSGTQTLIYAPDDRLRYIPLTALYDGKQWLVQRFNLNHITSASLTNLNTPKQSTLRVLAGAFTKGNYQIKVGNRQVAFAGLPFATREVESLAAAVPETTKLLDDAFTPRVAVPQMDDYTIVHLATHAAFVVGKPEDSFILFGNGDRVNFRNVATWSLPNVDLVVLSACETGLGGKLGNGEEILGFGYQMQQTGARAAIASLWSVDDGGTQALMSAFYGILSTENMSKTEALRQAQVSLITGNWKEIIHNAPVAAVNDFSHPYYWASFILIGNGL, encoded by the coding sequence ATGCAGCCTAATCTCCGGCATGTGAGTGTTGTTACTTTATCTCTACTTAGCTTACTAGGTTTTGGGATGGTATATCCAGACAATAACCAGGTAAATACAAATGCAAGGTTGAGGTACGAATCTGGAGAAAAAGCTCAAGCTTTACCCAAGAATAATCAACTCTCAGAAATTGCAAGGCTCAATGAAGAAGCTATCAAAGAATCTCGTCAAGGTCAATCGCAAGAAGCGTTGCAGAAATTAGAGAAAGCATTAGCCATCAGCAGGGACTTTGGAGAGCGCTCTTGGGAAGCGGTAACATTCAACAATATTGGCAGAATCTACCAAAATCAAAAAAAGTATCCAGAAGCACTTCAATCTTATCAGCAAGCTTTATTAATTAACAAAGAACTTGGGGATCTGGTTCGACTTGGCAAAACCTACAGTAACATCGGTTACTTATTCGATATCCAAAACCAGCCAGAGTTAGCAATTTTTTTCTACAAGCATTGCTTGATTAATCGTGAGAAAGCTCGCTTGAATCCATCAGCATTGAGTGCGCCGCAACCAGATGCTTACAACATAACTGTTAGCCAGACATATCGCATTTTGGGTGAACGATTGCTCAAACAAGAACGTGTTGCTGAAGCACAAAGGACAATGGATTTACTCAAAGTTGAAGAACTAGAGGAATATCTCCAGACCGTGCCGGGTAATCAACGTACTGTCAAAGGTATTAATATAGCGGCAACAGAAAAACCAATTAAACAAAAGCTGGATCAAAGTGTGGATAATGCTGTTGTGCTGGGTAAGGAACTGACAACACTACGGAAAATTCCCCCCAAGGAGCGATCGCTCGAACAGAAACAACGCATCGAACAATTAGTCTTAAATCAACAGCAACTTCTAGATGGATTTAACGAATTTATCAATAGTCCTTCAGTGAAAGCACAGGTAGAGCAAATTAGCCGTACAGCTAGGCGGCAAAATTTGGATTTGGAGAGTCTCAACGAACTTCGAGATAATTTGGCGCGATTACCTCAAAAATCAGCACTACTCTACCCACTGATTTTAAAAGATAGTTTGGAATTGGTATTGGTAACTCCTGAATCCCCACCAATTCATCGCACCGTTGCTGTCAAGCGCGAAAACCTCTATCAAACAATTGATGCTTTCCGCCAAGCTTTAATCAATCCCAGTCGAAATATTAAAGCACCTGCACGCCAATTATATGACTGGCTCATTAAACCGATAGAGAAAGACTTGAAGCTATCAGGTACGCAAACTCTGATTTACGCTCCAGACGATCGGTTACGCTACATTCCGTTAACTGCTTTATATGATGGCAAACAATGGCTGGTGCAGCGCTTTAATCTGAATCACATTACATCGGCTAGCCTAACTAACTTAAACACCCCAAAACAATCTACTTTGCGGGTTTTAGCGGGTGCTTTTACTAAAGGTAATTATCAAATCAAAGTTGGTAATCGACAAGTTGCTTTTGCTGGCTTACCCTTTGCAACGCGGGAGGTGGAAAGTCTAGCAGCTGCGGTTCCTGAAACTACGAAACTTTTAGACGATGCCTTTACCCCCAGAGTCGCTGTACCCCAAATGGATGATTATACGATTGTCCATTTAGCGACTCATGCAGCCTTTGTGGTTGGTAAACCAGAAGATTCGTTTATTTTATTCGGGAATGGCGATCGCGTTAATTTTAGAAATGTCGCCACTTGGTCACTCCCGAATGTAGATTTGGTAGTGTTGAGCGCCTGTGAAACCGGTTTGGGAGGCAAGTTAGGTAACGGTGAGGAAATTTTGGGCTTTGGCTATCAGATGCAACAAACTGGCGCTAGAGCCGCGATCGCCTCTTTATGGTCTGTAGATGATGGTGGTACGCAAGCACTCATGAGTGCTTTTTATGGTATTCTCTCTACTGAAAATATGAGTAAAACTGAAGCTTTACGTCAAGCTCAAGTCTCATTAATTACTGGAAACTGGAAGGAAATAATTCACAATGCACCCGTAGCAGCAGTTAATGACTTTAGTCATCCGTACTATTGGGCATCCTTTATTTTAATTGGCAATGGACTTTAA
- a CDS encoding DUF1815 family protein, with protein sequence MFLRLAHQHRQFVQDLVMNLQALAIVLERRGYPASCYTCGDQMNSASFMVSLGDNHLIRFLVSDYGITWTEMRDDRELMKLEGAEAISQLDELADLVKQSMQNDTGSKTLAKKY encoded by the coding sequence GTGTTTCTGAGACTAGCACATCAACATCGACAATTTGTCCAAGATTTGGTAATGAACCTACAAGCCTTGGCGATTGTATTAGAGCGACGTGGGTATCCTGCATCCTGCTATACCTGTGGCGACCAAATGAATAGTGCATCGTTTATGGTTAGCTTGGGTGATAACCATCTGATTCGATTTTTAGTGTCCGATTACGGCATTACTTGGACGGAAATGCGGGATGACCGCGAATTAATGAAGCTAGAGGGTGCGGAGGCAATTAGCCAGCTAGATGAACTGGCCGATCTTGTCAAGCAATCTATGCAAAATGATACAGGCTCTAAAACTCTTGCCAAGAAGTATTAA